The genomic window ATCCCAAAGTATCACAGCTACTGCCATCCAAGGGACCGAGGCGAAAGTTAGGCATATTGGGGATGCCATAGCCGCCTAATGTTTTCAAGGCGAAACTGTTTGATTTAGCTAGACAAGCTATACCTTTCTCATTTGGTTTATTGATTCGATGCATTACAAAGTTACTGTAAGCATTTGAAATGTAAATTCTGCCGTCAGGGCCGAGCTGATGTAGATTGTACTGGGATCCCCATTGAGTTTGGCTCTCAATGGTGTCAATCAATTCCGGTGAATTGAAGGATTCCAAATTTTCTAAATCCATTTGGTATAGATTCTTTTGCTCACTATAATACAAATATCTTGAATTGGGTGAAAAACTAATTCCTGAAAATCCTGAGGTGGGATAATTCTCTAATCTAATAAATTCAAGATCTCCATTACAACGATTAAATTTATATAGCTTAATGTATAATCCTTCTCTAAAATCAATTGCATCCAATAATGCAAAATATTCTCCATTTGGTGAAAAAACAGCTTGACCTGCACCATCAGTAATTATTGGCCCAATATTTTGTAGACCAATTAAATTAATACCTTCAGGAGTCAATAAATATTTATAAAATAAACTAGTATTCCATTTATTCAAAACTATCCACCAATCCCTCCCATTGGCGTGCTTACAAGCAGTCAAGCATCCTCCATTTAAGGTATCATGGACAAGCGTAGACTTCTCAATCACTTTATTGAGCTTGGAATCAATTACAAGATAATTTAAATCTTGAATGTAAAAATTTGGAGAGCTCAATACTTTATTAACATAGAATAAATAGTATAAGGAAGGATTAAGGGGTTCATTTAAAAACATCACTCCTTGATCTTGTACTAACCCATCCCAATATCTAATTCCTAAATTAGTTGCGCCAGGTACTTTCTTGAAATTTACATCTTCTACATCATAACCGTTGGTGTAGTATAATAAATTTCCTTCTCTGTCCGAAAAGGAGGCGTTTGCTTCGTAGATATACATTCTTCCTTTGTCTTGGTATGTGACTATTGGATTTCCTGAATTAAAATCTACAAAAGTTGTACCCCATCTTGTATCACCTTGTCCACCTGCATATCCAAATACCCAATTAAAATCATACCGCTGGCAATTGCCTGCGGTATGATTTATCAAGTATATAATAATTAATAGAACTCTTGCTACTATGTTCATTCAATCAATAATTTTTTTATGATGACCTTTCCATTTGAGCATTCAACTTTCAAATAATAAATGCCACTGTTAAGATTGGCAGTACTTACATTAATCATTGACAGTGATTTTGTATTTATTTCACTTTGAATATGACGACCATGTATATCCAATATTTCAACTTTGAGAATGTCTGACTCCTTGTTTAAATTTTCAAGGATTACCCAGTTCTTGGTAGGGTTAGGGTATATTCTAATTTGATTTTC from Saprospiraceae bacterium includes these protein-coding regions:
- a CDS encoding T9SS type A sorting domain-containing protein, which produces MINHTAGNCQRYDFNWVFGYAGGQGDTRWGTTFVDFNSGNPIVTYQDKGRMYIYEANASFSDREGNLLYYTNGYDVEDVNFKKVPGATNLGIRYWDGLVQDQGVMFLNEPLNPSLYYLFYVNKVLSSPNFYIQDLNYLVIDSKLNKVIEKSTLVHDTLNGGCLTACKHANGRDWWIVLNKWNTSLFYKYLLTPEGINLIGLQNIGPIITDGAGQAVFSPNGEYFALLDAIDFREGLYIKLYKFNRCNGDLEFIRLENYPTSGFSGISFSPNSRYLYYSEQKNLYQMDLENLESFNSPELIDTIESQTQWGSQYNLHQLGPDGRIYISNAYSNFVMHRINKPNEKGIACLAKSNSFALKTLGGYGIPNMPNFRLGPLDGSSCDTLGLDNIPWAWWRHDPDTTDYLKIEFTDLSAYEVTEWEWSFGDGMTSNSRSPIHLYNKNGIYEVCLIAKNINGVDTLCKVLNVGTTKTIDDKKHIKIEMFPNPYKDYFVINVLDYSPEKMYLQLFDINGKLILSHRLFEGSNEIEQESFSNGVYFLKIIENGRVIRNDKLIKL